Sequence from the Ictalurus furcatus strain D&B chromosome 25, Billie_1.0, whole genome shotgun sequence genome:
CCAAAACAACTAGTTTCACAAGGATTGAAGTCTTTCTCTTGCTGATATTATGAGGTGGAAATTGTTTACAGCGTCCTATTACCTGATTGTGCTTCTTGTTGTTCGAAAAGTGTGAAGCAGGGCTGAAAGGAAAGTGGTTTCCAGGGTTCTAATGTAGATCTTGAGCCGTAAATGGGGAAAGAGTTAAAGAAACAAAGCCTTTAGAGCAGTTTCTTCCTACTTGcctcagggggaaaaaaaaaaatcactttctgATATTGTGGTGGGTGCACTCTGTCAGTTTTTGTAGCCCTTATAGAGGACAGGAACTGTAAACCACTTCATCTGCAGTCTAGAGTAGAATTACACTGTGCTGGCCATCTGTTAACTGTATGAACGCTCAGGCtatctctgtccctctctgcaGAAACTCGAGGAGGAGAAAGGAAAGCGGGAGAAGGAGCGGCAGGAGCTGGAGCGCGAGCGCAGAGAGAGGGACaaggagcgagagagggagcgTGAGAGGAGGGAGCGTGAAAGGGAGAAGGACCGAGAgcgggaaagggagagagagcgtgagagagagcgtgagcgGGACCGGGAGCgtgagcgagaaagagaaagagaacgggagagagagagggaatgggaCAGAAGCAGAGACCACAGCGAAGCTCGCAGCAGGTCCAGGTGAGTACGACACTCCTTCTTTCTGGTCAGTTAAAATGAGCTTATATTGgttatattttcatattaggAATGAAACTGAATGCTGCGTTCACTGTGTTCTAACTATCCAACATAACATTCACATTACAACATAGTATTGGCTTACACTTCACATTTCAGATTGTGAGCAATAGATTAGTGTACATGGGTGGATCTTTGCTGAGCTTATGGTTTTAAGTGATTTCTCCTAATGCCAGTGTAGTACTGACATTGTATTACTATTCCACTCTGGCCTGTACTTTATGTAGCCTGCACAACATGACCGTATGCCACTTTCCTATTATGTTGTTACTTGCTGAGACGACACTTCAGCTATTCTCAATCGATCGTTGTGACGTTCCAGAGAGCAAAGCCGCGACCGAGACCGAGATAAGGATAAGAAGCGGGATCgtgaggaagatgaggaggaagCTTACGAGAGACGCAAGCTGGAGAGGAAGCTCCGGGAGAAGGAGGCTGCCTATCAGGAGGTTAGCAGAGCTTGGGCTTTTGTTCTTTCACTCTATAATGTGTTCTGTATCCAGATTCCAGCCCACAGTTAATTTGAGCATCCTGTTCAGCCCACAGTTAATTTGAGTTAATTCGAGCCTCCTGGTTTATGTGCTGTTTATGGTGCTGTATAGAGGCTGAAAAACTGGGAACtgagggagaggaagaaagcCAGAGACTACACCAAGGAATCCGAGAGAGATGATGAGCGCCGACGGGAGACGGTAAGGAGGATCTTTTATCGCTTCTGTCTAGTCAAACCTGAACcgttaaataaaactttaaacagGCCCATATAACATCACTCTGAAACAGGTCAGTAATTTGGCCTTTATGTTGACTGTGGGCAATTACAAACTTCTTTTTCTCAATTAGGCGAAAGAAGGCAAACGACTAAAGGAGTTCTTGGAAGATTATGACGATGACCGGGACGACCCTAAATACTACAAGTAATTTACAAGTTTTTACTTTATATCCAAAATGACAATCTAGAGATGTAGATCGGGACCAGGATGCTGCAGGACCCGGAATAAGGTCTGACGAGTGGGCAGTGAGATATAAAGCCAAAGAAAGGGCAGTATTGATTAACATGGGAGATTATAGGGTGCAGTTTTACAGTGTTTACCTTTTTAAAGGTCTCCGCAACACCTCTGGCTCTCTTTATGCCTAATGGGCCGGTCAGAAATCATAATTCagttatgtgttttaaataaataaataaataatgcagatTTATTTAGGTCCAGATATTAAAGGCATGGGGGAGTTTCTTTTCAAGCAGttgaatgtttatttaatgcacCCCTGTCCCAGTATAGTGTTGCTTTGCTCATTAGCCAGTTTGTCATGTCCTCCAACCCTATACATCAGTTTGTGTACAATTACCAATGGTATACCTTTTGCTGCTCTGTACAGTGACATTACCCCCAGCATCAGTGGAAAGCAACCACCATAAAGCAGTGACACTGATATgatagtttaaacatttgacactGCTGAATTGATGTGTGCTAGCCAAAACATTTCTGATTATATAACCGAATGAACAGCACACCACATAATAACACCAAATATCAATCAGTGTGTAATGGTGGGTCATTTCAATTGATTGTTGAGGTTACAGATGAGTACacagtcagtaattgtacaCGTGTATGGTATGTACACTTCTGTATCTTCCAAATATGTTTTTCAAACTGCATGCTGTTTCTGTGTTTGGCCTGTAGGGGCAGTGCACTGCAGAAACGCTTGCGGGATCGAGAGAAGGAGATGGAGCTAGATGAAAGAGACAGGAAACGAGAGaaggaggagctggaggagatcAGGCAGAGACTGTTGGCTGAGGGACATCCTGATCCAGATGCAGAGCTACGCAGGGTGCGTCCGTCGTCTTAGACATGCAGCTACAGTGAAATCAGTGTGACTCAATTGgcagatatttttttctaatgttTTTCTTTGCCTCGTCATCGCTCTTATCTTTTTGACATTAAAACAGTGGCAGTGTTCATCATttcacatttacagcattatGTCTGTGAGTATTGGACATTGCTTTTAGAGACATACAGTGCTTTTAAATGTCAAGGAACACAATGTTCTTACCACAGATGTagtgctaaactggaggctattAGCATTCTTTACTTCAATAAGTGAAActattgaaatatattttaaaggaCTATGATGAGGATCAATCTTAGTCTTTTTCTAATTTATGAAAACAATGTTGAAATTTTcctctctatttaaaaaaacaaacctttttcGGTCTATATCATGAGTATAACATCACACCCTTCATTTAAAGTATGATACAAATCAAAATTGTTCTGTGAAGAACTGcagtttaaataaatttcacaaagGTCAATAACACTCTTAATTAGATTGACACACTTTCTCTATATgtaactgttatttatttatttatttatttatttatttatttatttatttatttatcccagCTGGAGGAGGAGGCAGAACGTTTGCGGCAACCGCCAGTAAAGCCAGAGCCTGaggaagagcgagagagcaagcCTTCTCGCGaggagcgagaaagagagaggggaagagagcgTGAGAGGGAACAAGAGAGACGCCGGCAGAACGCCCAGGTGCAGTCAGATGAGGATgtggaggatggagaggaagtggaGGACGAGGAAGACTCTAAGCCGTGTCTCAAGCCCACAATGAGGCCCATCATGGCCGCCCCGTCCGTGTCCTCGGCCAGCGGTAATGCCTCACCTGACACACCGAGGGAAGAGTCGCCCTGCGGCATCATCATTCCCCATGAAAACTCACCACCGGAAATCCAGCCACAGGAGGAACACCGGCCCAAAATAGGCCTCAGCCTCAAACTCGGTGAGTCAGCAGGAGGAGAGAAAAGGGGGTTTTCTGGGAACATTCTGACAGAGGGCCTTAAAGGCagaatttttgttcattttaattttagtttatttcAATTGATCACTAATAcctttttatgaattttattttatatgtgtatatatatgtgattAATCCTGCCATTATAGGAACGTTTCTCCATAACGTGTACACAGCATTCCTGATATCCTCTTTCTTCCTCTACAAGGTGCCACAGGCAGCCCTAGCCAGCCAAGCGTGGGCAAACGTAAAAAACTGGCTGTGGAGAGTGTCTTCAACCGCTTCGATGACGATGAAGTGGATGAGGCACCTCGGAAGAGGAAGCTAGTGCCTTTAGATTATGAGGATGAAGACAAAGGCAATGGTGGAGTCGAGGGCGCCGGGGCAGCAGGGGGCAAAGGGGCCAACACAGAGGAAAAACGCAAACACATTAAGAGTCTAATCGAGAAAATCCCTACCGCCAAACCTGAGCTTTTCAACTACCCACTTGACTGGTCCGTCGTGGACTCGGTAAGCACTAACTCCTGTGTTTGTGACACGGtttaaacagattaaacagTAGAGATTTAGATTTATGGGAATTTGTCTGTGGGATTGCTACAGGTGATGGGCACGAGTAAGCGAAGGCAATGATCAACacaataaaagcatgaatgaactcaagtttttacatttatacgtGCTCTTTAATCGTGGCATAAAAATTATTACGGTCTAATGATGATAAAAGTTGCCACATAATGACCATCTGCAGTGTGACCCTTTTGGTATAAACTCAGTTGATCATGATCCTTCTCTCTCAGACTCTAATGGAGAAGCGCATTCGGCCGTGGATCAACAAGAAGATCGTGGAGTACATCGGAGAGGAGGAAGCCACTCTAGTTGACTTTGTTTGCTCAAAGGTAAAGGTCAACATCTGTCATGACTACGAGTGAATGAGGATTTGTCCTTGCAGGCTCTGTCTGTGAATGTATACTGCTTTGTAGGTTAAGCTGCATTCAGATAGCTTTTGTTTATCAGATTGCTGTTCATGATGCTAATTTCCAATGTTCTTAGCTTCAAGCTGACAATATTGTACTCTCCCATAAACTACACAAACCATGGGGggctaaaaaagaaaaggaaagcgCAACAGTTAGGCTTGGGGGTGGGCAACATGGAGAAATGTCATCGTGATATTTGAGGAAGCTTTTGCATTGTACATTGgatcagtatttatttttgctcgGGGGAAGAAACCCCCCACCTATTTCTATATGAATTATGTGCTTCTAAAAATAAACCATTGCAGGATTAAGAggaaaatgaatataaaaacaattgtCTTAAAGTGTAATATCAGCTACTTTTTGAGTAACTATACAGGGGTTGTTACTGATACTCGTTGCAAaaactaatttttaaaataacttatcCTACAAATCTTCATTCTTCTAACGATTATGTGTAGCTGTAGATGATGGATTTGACGTTTCTCCCAACAGGTGATGGCTCACAGTACGCCGCAAGGCATCTTAGATGATGTTGCTATGGTGAGTAATTTTGCACCGCAAATGACCTCCTCTTTTTCTAGTCTCACCTGAGTGTTAAGCGTTTGTGTGACTCTCCCCTCTCCAGGTGTTGGATGAAGAAGCAGAGGTGTTCATTGTGAAAATGTGGCGGTTATTGATTTATGAAACCGAGGCCAAGAAGATTGGACTTGGCAAATGAACAAGCACTGAACGAGGATCAAAGCTGCACCTGACTTTCCTGTTTAAGTTTGGCATGTGAAGAGAAAACACATTCGGGGCAACTCGGCAAAACATTTGACCCAGCAACTTCATTACTTccgtatataaatatatattggttcccccatccccccccccatccacTGTGACTGTGTTGGTTAGTGTGTTGAGCACTGGATCTGAAACCCCATCTCAGCTGTTCTCATTCACTGCTAGAGATATGGGTGAGGTGAATATTTCCTCAGGGTTTGTCTGATGGGTTTCAGCGTATCTTCATCACGCCTGCTTAAAGTATAACTGATGTTCATGAAAGCAGTATCTTATTGTAAGCTGCCACACCTGTGGAATTTGCCGACCTCATCTAGGTTACAGTTTGATTTTGTTCACTTTTGCTGGTAACAGAGTTGAGTTGTACCAAAGAGTTTATCTTCACAAATGTCACAACAAGTGATGTGTCTATCCACCACCaatgcaaggaaaaaaaaaaaaaaaccccgaaagaATTGGACCCCACATTTTTTGGAAGTGGCTTAAATTGATCTCGAGTTGTGCAATGATGGAAACAGTGGTCTCTGTTTTTGTATGTAGTAATGGATGTTTTCAATAaaagtaatctttttttttttaaataaaattaatttaggATTTTGTGATTCCTCAAGTAAAGTGGGGTCATTTTAGTTTAAAGAAGGGCGAGTACTCGGAATTTGTTAGTTGTAGTTGGCATATAATATGCATAAAAATAGTACTAACATGAAGtagcatattaaaaaaaaaaaaggggtcaCATTAGCTTCAACACAGTTATAGAAATCAGCCTTGTGGATAGGTGTCAACTCAAAACTcaacatttaatttgtttgtgtataaattttatttttactttttttttttgtttgtttgttttacatctCTTCTTTAACCACGCCACTTGGTTAGGACACAAAAACAGTTCATATTGTGAATATCTCTGTATCCTCTCCATGAGGGTctgcctgctgctgctgctcaaaTCCTTTTACCCACCAAGGGCTTGTTAATCTTCAGCTTTGGCCTCCATTTCCTCGGCGTCATCATCTCCGTCCACCTcggcattctctctctccaaacgTTCCAACTGTCGCTGTAGCTCTGTCTCATCGGTATCAGTCACCACTTTGGGCTAAAATCATATGTAAAGAGGGATGAGACGTGCAACACTCATGCCTGAAACAACTTCATGATTAATATCAGCTATAGCGAAAACACAGACCTCCATCTGGACATTGAAGACTCCTCGTTTCTCCTCAATCTTCTCCTTAATCACAGCCATGGCCTGGTTGAGCATGGAGAGCCCCTCGGTCCGTTCCAGAGTGGTGGTAGTCATCACGTACCGTGGGGGTGCAATTAGGTTTATCTAATGCCAAAAGAAAGATACCGGTTCATTTCTGAATTGTGTTCATAATATGAGAAGTCTCTAAGTACAGATCACATATTTACATTCACTCACTTATCCATGTAGCTGCACAGGGCTTTGGTTATTCAAGACTTGTTACCTTGATTGGCATGGCCTCTGTGGAGCAGTTCAGTCCAGCCCTCAGCGCGTCTTTAACGGCGTCAATGCCCTCGTATCCGTAACACGCCACCTCGATGTCTGATGGGGTCAGAAAGTGAGAACAGGGTTTCATTCAGAATGTTCACACCAGACAACAACTGATCAGGaggatattatatatatatatatatatatatatttgaatggCCATAAATGTAAAAGCGATTGCAATGGAGAACTCTCAgagaacaaaaataataacgttACTGTTCTAACAAGTGCTCAGCACACTTATGTGCAGGTTTACACACGGAAGGTAGCGTATAGTGCTTTCAGTACCTGCTCTGATTTTGACAGCCTGTGGTGTGAGCCGCCTGTTGATATTATCGATGAGTAcgctcctctcc
This genomic interval carries:
- the rbm25b gene encoding RNA-binding protein 25b isoform X2, with product MSFPPHLNRPQMGIPTMPPGIPPPQFAGFPPSMPPGAPMIPVHMGIMTPTPAVLVQTSMPVVNKVAAPRKEVPARTKEADENSGPTTTVFVGNISEKASDMLIRQLLSKCGLVLSWKRVQGASGKLQAFGFCEYKEPESTLRALRLLHELQVGEKKLLVKVDAKTKAQLDEWKAKKRSSNGNDKAEEGGEEEEDVLDEETQKRDQIVKGAIDGLIREYSSELNAPSQDDESSRRKKKKEKKEEEDINAIEMEEDKRDLISREINKFRDTHKKLEEEKGKREKERQELERERRERDKERERERERREREREKDRERERERERERERERDREREREREREREREREWDRSRDHSEARSRSREQSRDRDRDKDKKRDREEDEEEAYERRKLERKLREKEAAYQERLKNWELRERKKARDYTKESERDDERRRETAKEGKRLKEFLEDYDDDRDDPKYYKGSALQKRLRDREKEMELDERDRKREKEELEEIRQRLLAEGHPDPDAELRRLEEEAERLRQPPVKPEPEEERESKPSREERERERGREREREQERRRQNAQVQSDEDVEDGEEVEDEEDSKPCLKPTMRPIMAAPSVSSASGNASPDTPREESPCGIIIPHENSPPEIQPQEEHRPKIGLSLKLGATGSPSQPSVGKRKKLAVESVFNRFDDDEVDEAPRKRKLVPLDYEDEDKGNGGVEGAGAAGGKGANTEEKRKHIKSLIEKIPTAKPELFNYPLDWSVVDSTLMEKRIRPWINKKIVEYIGEEEATLVDFVCSKVMAHSTPQGILDDVAMVLDEEAEVFIVKMWRLLIYETEAKKIGLGK
- the rbm25b gene encoding RNA-binding protein 25b isoform X1, whose amino-acid sequence is MPWLIKVGDLPKMSFPPHLNRPQMGIPTMPPGIPPPQFAGFPPSMPPGAPMIPVHMGIMTPTPAVLVQTSMPVVNKVAAPRKEVPARTKEADENSGPTTTVFVGNISEKASDMLIRQLLSKCGLVLSWKRVQGASGKLQAFGFCEYKEPESTLRALRLLHELQVGEKKLLVKVDAKTKAQLDEWKAKKRSSNGNDKAEEGGEEEEDVLDEETQKRDQIVKGAIDGLIREYSSELNAPSQDDESSRRKKKKEKKEEEDINAIEMEEDKRDLISREINKFRDTHKKLEEEKGKREKERQELERERRERDKERERERERREREREKDRERERERERERERERDREREREREREREREREWDRSRDHSEARSRSREQSRDRDRDKDKKRDREEDEEEAYERRKLERKLREKEAAYQERLKNWELRERKKARDYTKESERDDERRRETAKEGKRLKEFLEDYDDDRDDPKYYKGSALQKRLRDREKEMELDERDRKREKEELEEIRQRLLAEGHPDPDAELRRLEEEAERLRQPPVKPEPEEERESKPSREERERERGREREREQERRRQNAQVQSDEDVEDGEEVEDEEDSKPCLKPTMRPIMAAPSVSSASGNASPDTPREESPCGIIIPHENSPPEIQPQEEHRPKIGLSLKLGATGSPSQPSVGKRKKLAVESVFNRFDDDEVDEAPRKRKLVPLDYEDEDKGNGGVEGAGAAGGKGANTEEKRKHIKSLIEKIPTAKPELFNYPLDWSVVDSTLMEKRIRPWINKKIVEYIGEEEATLVDFVCSKVMAHSTPQGILDDVAMVLDEEAEVFIVKMWRLLIYETEAKKIGLGK